A region from the Panicum hallii strain FIL2 chromosome 1, PHallii_v3.1, whole genome shotgun sequence genome encodes:
- the LOC112872969 gene encoding probable esterase PIR7A, which produces MDSGKKQRHHFVLIHGVCHGAWCWYRVATALEAAGHRVTALDMAGCGASHGRGEEVASFEEYSRPLLDAVAALPGGEKAVLVAHSFGGQSLALAMERYPEKVAVAVFATATMPAAGKPMTYAFKQISQGKGPDFFMDCTLGTTGDPQNPDKTFLFGPKYMARRVYQLSPPEDLTLGIAMVRPSRRFLNDETMNGDVLTAERYGAVRRVYVVAEDDEWKPAETQRLMASWNPGTEVRGLQGADHMPMFSKPRELSELLMEIAKDKQS; this is translated from the exons ATGGATAGCGGCAAGAAGCAGCGACACCACTTCGTGCTGATCCATGGCGTCTGCCACGGCGCGTGGTGCTGGTACAGGGTGGCCACCGCCCTGGAGGCCGCCGGGCACCGCGTGACGGCGCTTGACATGGCCGGGTGCGGCGCCAGCCACGggcgcggcgaggaggtggcgtccTTCGAGGAGTACAGCCGCCCGCTGCTGGACGCGGTGGCCGCGCTGCCGGGGGGCGAGAAGGCCGTCCTCGTCGCCCACAGCTTCGGCGGTCAGAGTCTCGCGCTGGCCATGGAGAGATACCCGGAGAAGGTCGCCGTGGCCGTGTTCGCCACAGCCACCATGCCCGCCGCCGGGAAGCCCATGACGTACGCGTTCAAGCAG ATATCACAAGGGAAAGGGCCAGATTTCTTCATGGATTGCACGCTCGGAACCACCGGTGATCCCCAGAATCCGGATAAGACGTTTCTGTTCGGACCAAAGTACATGGCGCGGAGAGTGTATCAGCTGAGCCCTCCTGAG GATCTGACCCTGGGAATTGCCATGGTGAGGCCGTCGCGGCGGTTCCTGAATGACGAGACGATGAACGGGGACGTCCTCACGGCAGAGAGGTACGGCGCGGTGAGGCGCGTGTACGTCGTGGCCGAGGACGACGAGTGGAAGCCGGCGGAGACGCAGCGGCTAATGGCCTCGTGGAACCCCGGCACGGAAGTCAGGGGGTTGCAGGGAGCTGACCATATGCCCATGTTCTCGAAGCCGAGGGAGCTCTCAGAATTGCTCATGGAGATCGCCAAGGACAAGCAGAGTTGA